From Falco cherrug isolate bFalChe1 chromosome 4, bFalChe1.pri, whole genome shotgun sequence, one genomic window encodes:
- the EPC1 gene encoding enhancer of polycomb homolog 1 isoform X1: protein MSKLSFRARALDASKPLPVFRCEDLPDLAEYASINRAVPQMPTGMEKEEESEHHLQRAISAQQVYGEKRDNMVIPVPEAESNIAYYESIYPGEFKMPKQLIHIQPFSLDAEQPDYDLDSEDEIFVNKLKKRMDISPLQFEEMIDRLEKGSGQQPVSLQEAKLLLKEDDELIREVYEYWIKKRKNCRGPSLIPAVKQEKRDGSSTNDPYVAFRRRTEKMQTRKNRKNDEASYEKMLKLRRDLSRAVTILEMIKRREKSKRELLHLTLEIMEKRYNLGDYSGEIVSEVMAQRQPIKPTYAIPIIPVTNSSPFKHQEAMELKEFKVKQDKPDVIRPKRKYEKKPKVLPSSAAATPQQTSPAALPVFNAKDLNQYDFPSSDEEPLSQVLSGSSEAEEENDPDGPFAFRRKAGCQYYAPHLDQPGNWPWSSPKEGRLGDVRYRYCLTTLTVPQRCIGFARRRVGRGGRVLLDRAHSDYDNTFHQLDLEMFSSSQHSSISQLANTSETNTSDKSFSKDLSQILVNIKSCRWRHFRPRTPSLHDSDNDELSCRKLYRGINRTGTAQPGTQTCSTSIQSKSSSGSAHFESETSLGLVHQILNHTDGSKSLQSSEFTGENLLYSRKSLTRQSFTAEQYQQHQQQLALMQKQQLAQIHQQQANSNSSANTSQNLETNQQESGFRLNLHHSHSVKCLEGTLQGFVSKTLDSVSAQFAASALVTSEQLMGFKMKDDVVLGIGVNGILQASGVYKGLHLSSTTPTALVHTSSSSTAGSALLQPSNITQTSSSHSALSHQVTAANSATTQVLIGSNIRLTVPSSVATVNSITTLNARHIPRTLSAVPSSALKLAAATNCQVPKVPASSSVDAVPRENHETEKPALNNIADNTVAMEVT from the exons GAACATCATCTCCAGCGGGCTATCTCAGCACAACAAGTATATGGAGAGAAGAGGGATAACATGGTTATACCGGTTCCAGAAGCAGAAAGTAATATTGCATACTATGAATCTATATATCCTGGAGAATTTAAAATGCCAAAGCAGCTGATTCACATACAGC CTTTCAGTTTGGATGCTGAGCAGCCGGATTATGACTTGGATTCAGAAGATGAGATCTTTGTGAATAAGTTGAAGAAAAGAATGGACATCTCTCCTTTGCAATTTGAGGAGATGATAGACAGACTAGAAAAAGGCAGCGGTCAGCAG CCAGTCAGCCTGCAAGAGGCCAAGCTGTTGCTGAAGGAAGATGATGAATTGATCAGAGAAGTATATGAGTACTGgattaaaaagaggaaaaactgtcGAGGTCCCTCTCTTATCCCAGCAGTGAAACAAGAGAAGCGAGATGGTTCCAGCACAAATGACCCTTATGTTGCTTTTAGAAGACGGACAGAAAAGATGCAGACACGGAAA AATCGAAAAAATGATGAAGCATCTTATGAGAAGATGCTTAAGCTCCGTCGAGATCTGAGTCGTGCAGTAACCATCCTGGAGATGataaagaggagggaaaaaagcaagagagagtTGCTGCATTTAACACTGGAAATTATGGAAAAGAG GTATAATTTGGGTGACTACAGTGGAGAGATCGTGTCTGAGGTCATGGCACAGCGGCAACCAATTAAACCTACCTATGCTATTCCCATCATTCCTGTGACTAACAGCAGTCCTTTTAAACACCAAGAAGCTATGGAACTGAAAGAATTTAAAGTTAAA caAGATAAACCTGATGTTATTAGACCCAAAAGGAAGTATGAGAAGAAGCCAAAAGTCTTACCTTCGTCTGCTGCTGCTACTCCTCAACAGACAAGTCCTGCTGCACTGCCAGTCTTTAATGCTAAAGATTTGAATCAGTATGATTTTCCTAGCTCAGATGAAGAACCTCTCTCCCAG GTCTTGTCTGGTTCTTCGgaggctgaggaagaaaatgatcCTGATGGTCCTTTTGCCTTCCGTAGGAAAGCAGGCTGTCAGTACTATGCT cctCATTTAGACCAACCTGGCAACTGGCCATGGAGTAGCCCTAAAGAGGGAAGATTAGGAGATGTGCGTTACAGATACTGCTTAACCACCCTCACTGTACCACAGaggtgtattgggtttgcacGAAGACGGGTCGGCCGTGGTGGAAG GGTGCTACTAGACAGAGCGCATTCGGACTACGATAATACATTTCATCAGCTGgatttggaaatgttttcctcatCACAACACTCTTCAATCAGTCAACTTGCCAATACCTCAGAAACAAATACCTCGGACAAATCTTTCTCGAAAGACCTCAGTCAGATACTAGTCAATATCAAATCATGTAGATGGCGGCATTTTAGGCCTCGGACACCATCCCTACATGACAGTGACAATGATGAACTCTCCTGTAGGAAATTATACAGGGGTATAAATCGGACAGGCACAGCACAACCCGGGACCCAGACATGCAGTACCTCTATACAAAGTAAAAGTAGCAGTGGTTCAGCACATTTTG aaagtgaaACATCTTTGGGCCTGGTGCATCAAATACTAAATCACACTGATGGCTCTAAGTCTCTCCAATCTTCCGAATTCACTGGTGAGAACTTGCTATACAGTAGAAAATCTTTAACCAGGCAAT CATTTACAGCCGAACAATACCAGCAACATCAACAGCAACTGGCACTaatgcagaaacagcagcttgcaCAAATTCATCAACAGCAAGCAAATAGTAATTCCTCTGCCAACACATCACAG AACCTTGAAACTAACCAACAGGAAAGTGGCTTTCGCCTGAATCTACATCATAGCCATTCTGTAAAGTGTTTAGAAGGGACACTGCAG GGTTTTGTTTCCAAGACACTGGATTCTGTTAGTGCTCAATTTGCTGCTTCAGCTTTGGTTACATCAGAACAACTGATGGGATTCAAAATGAAGGATGATGTGGTGCTTGGAATTGGGGTGAATGGCATTCTTCAAGCCTCAG gagTGTACAAGGGCTTACACCTCAGTAGTACTACACCTACAGCACTTGTCCATACAAGTTCATCATCAACAGCAGGTTCAGCCTTGTTACAGCCTTCAAATATAACGCAGACTTCAAGTTCCCACAGTGCACTGAGTCACCAAGTAACTGCTGCCAATTCTGCAACAACTCAGGTTCTGATTGGGAGCAACATTCGATTAACTGTACCCTCATCAGTTGCCACTGTAAACTCTATTACCACACTCAATGCACGACATATACCTAGGACTTTAAGTGCTGTTCCATCATCTGCCTTAAAGCTGGCTGCAGCAACAAATTGTCAGGTGCCCAAGGTTCCAGCTTCGTCCTCTGTGGATGCTGTACCaag GGAAAACCACGAAACAGAGAAGCCAGCACTGAACAATATAGCGGACAATACAGTAGCAATGGAAGTGACGTAG
- the EPC1 gene encoding enhancer of polycomb homolog 1 isoform X3: protein MSKLSFRARALDASKPLPVFRCEDLPDLAEYASINRAVPQMPTGMEKEEESEHHLQRAISAQQVYGEKRDNMVIPVPEAESNIAYYESIYPGEFKMPKQLIHIQPFSLDAEQPDYDLDSEDEIFVNKLKKRMDISPLQFEEMIDRLEKGSGQQPVSLQEAKLLLKEDDELIREVYEYWIKKRKNCRGPSLIPAVKQEKRDGSSTNDPYVAFRRRTEKMQTRKNRKNDEASYEKMLKLRRDLSRAVTILEMIKRREKSKRELLHLTLEIMEKRYNLGDYSGEIVSEVMAQRQPIKPTYAIPIIPVTNSSPFKHQEAMELKEFKVKQDKPDVIRPKRKYEKKPKVLPSSAAATPQQTSPAALPVFNAKDLNQYDFPSSDEEPLSQVLSGSSEAEEENDPDGPFAFRRKAGCQYYAPHLDQPGNWPWSSPKEGRLGDVRYRYCLTTLTVPQRCIGFARRRVGRGGRVLLDRAHSDYDNTFHQLDLEMFSSSQHSSISQLANTSETNTSDKSFSKDLSQILVNIKSCRWRHFRPRTPSLHDSDNDELSCRKLYRGINRTGTAQPGTQTCSTSIQSKSSSGSAHFESETSLGLVHQILNHTDGSKSLQSSEFTGENLLYSRKSLTRQSFTAEQYQQHQQQLALMQKQQLAQIHQQQANSNSSANTSQGFVSKTLDSVSAQFAASALVTSEQLMGFKMKDDVVLGIGVNGILQASGVYKGLHLSSTTPTALVHTSSSSTAGSALLQPSNITQTSSSHSALSHQVTAANSATTQVLIGSNIRLTVPSSVATVNSITTLNARHIPRTLSAVPSSALKLAAATNCQVPKVPASSSVDAVPRENHETEKPALNNIADNTVAMEVT from the exons GAACATCATCTCCAGCGGGCTATCTCAGCACAACAAGTATATGGAGAGAAGAGGGATAACATGGTTATACCGGTTCCAGAAGCAGAAAGTAATATTGCATACTATGAATCTATATATCCTGGAGAATTTAAAATGCCAAAGCAGCTGATTCACATACAGC CTTTCAGTTTGGATGCTGAGCAGCCGGATTATGACTTGGATTCAGAAGATGAGATCTTTGTGAATAAGTTGAAGAAAAGAATGGACATCTCTCCTTTGCAATTTGAGGAGATGATAGACAGACTAGAAAAAGGCAGCGGTCAGCAG CCAGTCAGCCTGCAAGAGGCCAAGCTGTTGCTGAAGGAAGATGATGAATTGATCAGAGAAGTATATGAGTACTGgattaaaaagaggaaaaactgtcGAGGTCCCTCTCTTATCCCAGCAGTGAAACAAGAGAAGCGAGATGGTTCCAGCACAAATGACCCTTATGTTGCTTTTAGAAGACGGACAGAAAAGATGCAGACACGGAAA AATCGAAAAAATGATGAAGCATCTTATGAGAAGATGCTTAAGCTCCGTCGAGATCTGAGTCGTGCAGTAACCATCCTGGAGATGataaagaggagggaaaaaagcaagagagagtTGCTGCATTTAACACTGGAAATTATGGAAAAGAG GTATAATTTGGGTGACTACAGTGGAGAGATCGTGTCTGAGGTCATGGCACAGCGGCAACCAATTAAACCTACCTATGCTATTCCCATCATTCCTGTGACTAACAGCAGTCCTTTTAAACACCAAGAAGCTATGGAACTGAAAGAATTTAAAGTTAAA caAGATAAACCTGATGTTATTAGACCCAAAAGGAAGTATGAGAAGAAGCCAAAAGTCTTACCTTCGTCTGCTGCTGCTACTCCTCAACAGACAAGTCCTGCTGCACTGCCAGTCTTTAATGCTAAAGATTTGAATCAGTATGATTTTCCTAGCTCAGATGAAGAACCTCTCTCCCAG GTCTTGTCTGGTTCTTCGgaggctgaggaagaaaatgatcCTGATGGTCCTTTTGCCTTCCGTAGGAAAGCAGGCTGTCAGTACTATGCT cctCATTTAGACCAACCTGGCAACTGGCCATGGAGTAGCCCTAAAGAGGGAAGATTAGGAGATGTGCGTTACAGATACTGCTTAACCACCCTCACTGTACCACAGaggtgtattgggtttgcacGAAGACGGGTCGGCCGTGGTGGAAG GGTGCTACTAGACAGAGCGCATTCGGACTACGATAATACATTTCATCAGCTGgatttggaaatgttttcctcatCACAACACTCTTCAATCAGTCAACTTGCCAATACCTCAGAAACAAATACCTCGGACAAATCTTTCTCGAAAGACCTCAGTCAGATACTAGTCAATATCAAATCATGTAGATGGCGGCATTTTAGGCCTCGGACACCATCCCTACATGACAGTGACAATGATGAACTCTCCTGTAGGAAATTATACAGGGGTATAAATCGGACAGGCACAGCACAACCCGGGACCCAGACATGCAGTACCTCTATACAAAGTAAAAGTAGCAGTGGTTCAGCACATTTTG aaagtgaaACATCTTTGGGCCTGGTGCATCAAATACTAAATCACACTGATGGCTCTAAGTCTCTCCAATCTTCCGAATTCACTGGTGAGAACTTGCTATACAGTAGAAAATCTTTAACCAGGCAAT CATTTACAGCCGAACAATACCAGCAACATCAACAGCAACTGGCACTaatgcagaaacagcagcttgcaCAAATTCATCAACAGCAAGCAAATAGTAATTCCTCTGCCAACACATCACAG GGTTTTGTTTCCAAGACACTGGATTCTGTTAGTGCTCAATTTGCTGCTTCAGCTTTGGTTACATCAGAACAACTGATGGGATTCAAAATGAAGGATGATGTGGTGCTTGGAATTGGGGTGAATGGCATTCTTCAAGCCTCAG gagTGTACAAGGGCTTACACCTCAGTAGTACTACACCTACAGCACTTGTCCATACAAGTTCATCATCAACAGCAGGTTCAGCCTTGTTACAGCCTTCAAATATAACGCAGACTTCAAGTTCCCACAGTGCACTGAGTCACCAAGTAACTGCTGCCAATTCTGCAACAACTCAGGTTCTGATTGGGAGCAACATTCGATTAACTGTACCCTCATCAGTTGCCACTGTAAACTCTATTACCACACTCAATGCACGACATATACCTAGGACTTTAAGTGCTGTTCCATCATCTGCCTTAAAGCTGGCTGCAGCAACAAATTGTCAGGTGCCCAAGGTTCCAGCTTCGTCCTCTGTGGATGCTGTACCaag GGAAAACCACGAAACAGAGAAGCCAGCACTGAACAATATAGCGGACAATACAGTAGCAATGGAAGTGACGTAG
- the EPC1 gene encoding enhancer of polycomb homolog 1 isoform X2, producing the protein MSKLSFRARALDASKPLPVFRCEDLPDLAEYASINRAVPQMPTGMEKEEESEHHLQRAISAQQVYGEKRDNMVIPVPEAESNIAYYESIYPGEFKMPKQLIHIQPFSLDAEQPDYDLDSEDEIFVNKLKKRMDISPLQFEEMIDRLEKGSGQQPVSLQEAKLLLKEDDELIREVYEYWIKKRKNCRGPSLIPAVKQEKRDGSSTNDPYVAFRRRTEKMQTRKNRKNDEASYEKMLKLRRDLSRAVTILEMIKRREKSKRELLHLTLEIMEKRYNLGDYSGEIVSEVMAQRQPIKPTYAIPIIPVTNSSPFKHQEAMELKEFKVKQDKPDVIRPKRKYEKKPKVLPSSAAATPQQTSPAALPVFNAKDLNQYDFPSSDEEPLSQVLSGSSEAEEENDPDGPFAFRRKAGCQYYAPHLDQPGNWPWSSPKEGRLGDVRYRYCLTTLTVPQRCIGFARRRVGRGGRVLLDRAHSDYDNTFHQLDLEMFSSSQHSSISQLANTSETNTSDKSFSKDLSQILVNIKSCRWRHFRPRTPSLHDSDNDELSCRKLYRGINRTGTAQPGTQTCSTSIQSKSSSGSAHFESETSLGLVHQILNHTDGSKSLQSSEFTAFTAEQYQQHQQQLALMQKQQLAQIHQQQANSNSSANTSQNLETNQQESGFRLNLHHSHSVKCLEGTLQGFVSKTLDSVSAQFAASALVTSEQLMGFKMKDDVVLGIGVNGILQASGVYKGLHLSSTTPTALVHTSSSSTAGSALLQPSNITQTSSSHSALSHQVTAANSATTQVLIGSNIRLTVPSSVATVNSITTLNARHIPRTLSAVPSSALKLAAATNCQVPKVPASSSVDAVPRENHETEKPALNNIADNTVAMEVT; encoded by the exons GAACATCATCTCCAGCGGGCTATCTCAGCACAACAAGTATATGGAGAGAAGAGGGATAACATGGTTATACCGGTTCCAGAAGCAGAAAGTAATATTGCATACTATGAATCTATATATCCTGGAGAATTTAAAATGCCAAAGCAGCTGATTCACATACAGC CTTTCAGTTTGGATGCTGAGCAGCCGGATTATGACTTGGATTCAGAAGATGAGATCTTTGTGAATAAGTTGAAGAAAAGAATGGACATCTCTCCTTTGCAATTTGAGGAGATGATAGACAGACTAGAAAAAGGCAGCGGTCAGCAG CCAGTCAGCCTGCAAGAGGCCAAGCTGTTGCTGAAGGAAGATGATGAATTGATCAGAGAAGTATATGAGTACTGgattaaaaagaggaaaaactgtcGAGGTCCCTCTCTTATCCCAGCAGTGAAACAAGAGAAGCGAGATGGTTCCAGCACAAATGACCCTTATGTTGCTTTTAGAAGACGGACAGAAAAGATGCAGACACGGAAA AATCGAAAAAATGATGAAGCATCTTATGAGAAGATGCTTAAGCTCCGTCGAGATCTGAGTCGTGCAGTAACCATCCTGGAGATGataaagaggagggaaaaaagcaagagagagtTGCTGCATTTAACACTGGAAATTATGGAAAAGAG GTATAATTTGGGTGACTACAGTGGAGAGATCGTGTCTGAGGTCATGGCACAGCGGCAACCAATTAAACCTACCTATGCTATTCCCATCATTCCTGTGACTAACAGCAGTCCTTTTAAACACCAAGAAGCTATGGAACTGAAAGAATTTAAAGTTAAA caAGATAAACCTGATGTTATTAGACCCAAAAGGAAGTATGAGAAGAAGCCAAAAGTCTTACCTTCGTCTGCTGCTGCTACTCCTCAACAGACAAGTCCTGCTGCACTGCCAGTCTTTAATGCTAAAGATTTGAATCAGTATGATTTTCCTAGCTCAGATGAAGAACCTCTCTCCCAG GTCTTGTCTGGTTCTTCGgaggctgaggaagaaaatgatcCTGATGGTCCTTTTGCCTTCCGTAGGAAAGCAGGCTGTCAGTACTATGCT cctCATTTAGACCAACCTGGCAACTGGCCATGGAGTAGCCCTAAAGAGGGAAGATTAGGAGATGTGCGTTACAGATACTGCTTAACCACCCTCACTGTACCACAGaggtgtattgggtttgcacGAAGACGGGTCGGCCGTGGTGGAAG GGTGCTACTAGACAGAGCGCATTCGGACTACGATAATACATTTCATCAGCTGgatttggaaatgttttcctcatCACAACACTCTTCAATCAGTCAACTTGCCAATACCTCAGAAACAAATACCTCGGACAAATCTTTCTCGAAAGACCTCAGTCAGATACTAGTCAATATCAAATCATGTAGATGGCGGCATTTTAGGCCTCGGACACCATCCCTACATGACAGTGACAATGATGAACTCTCCTGTAGGAAATTATACAGGGGTATAAATCGGACAGGCACAGCACAACCCGGGACCCAGACATGCAGTACCTCTATACAAAGTAAAAGTAGCAGTGGTTCAGCACATTTTG aaagtgaaACATCTTTGGGCCTGGTGCATCAAATACTAAATCACACTGATGGCTCTAAGTCTCTCCAATCTTCCGAATTCACTG CATTTACAGCCGAACAATACCAGCAACATCAACAGCAACTGGCACTaatgcagaaacagcagcttgcaCAAATTCATCAACAGCAAGCAAATAGTAATTCCTCTGCCAACACATCACAG AACCTTGAAACTAACCAACAGGAAAGTGGCTTTCGCCTGAATCTACATCATAGCCATTCTGTAAAGTGTTTAGAAGGGACACTGCAG GGTTTTGTTTCCAAGACACTGGATTCTGTTAGTGCTCAATTTGCTGCTTCAGCTTTGGTTACATCAGAACAACTGATGGGATTCAAAATGAAGGATGATGTGGTGCTTGGAATTGGGGTGAATGGCATTCTTCAAGCCTCAG gagTGTACAAGGGCTTACACCTCAGTAGTACTACACCTACAGCACTTGTCCATACAAGTTCATCATCAACAGCAGGTTCAGCCTTGTTACAGCCTTCAAATATAACGCAGACTTCAAGTTCCCACAGTGCACTGAGTCACCAAGTAACTGCTGCCAATTCTGCAACAACTCAGGTTCTGATTGGGAGCAACATTCGATTAACTGTACCCTCATCAGTTGCCACTGTAAACTCTATTACCACACTCAATGCACGACATATACCTAGGACTTTAAGTGCTGTTCCATCATCTGCCTTAAAGCTGGCTGCAGCAACAAATTGTCAGGTGCCCAAGGTTCCAGCTTCGTCCTCTGTGGATGCTGTACCaag GGAAAACCACGAAACAGAGAAGCCAGCACTGAACAATATAGCGGACAATACAGTAGCAATGGAAGTGACGTAG
- the EPC1 gene encoding enhancer of polycomb homolog 1 isoform X5 yields MSKLSFRARALDASKPLPVFRCEDLPDLAEYASINRAVPQMPTGMEKEEESEHHLQRAISAQQVYGEKRDNMVIPVPEAESNIAYYESIYPGEFKMPKQLIHIQPFSLDAEQPDYDLDSEDEIFVNKLKKRMDISPLQFEEMIDRLEKGSGQQPVSLQEAKLLLKEDDELIREVYEYWIKKRKNCRGPSLIPAVKQEKRDGSSTNDPYVAFRRRTEKMQTRKNRKNDEASYEKMLKLRRDLSRAVTILEMIKRREKSKRELLHLTLEIMEKRYNLGDYSGEIVSEVMAQRQPIKPTYAIPIIPVTNSSPFKHQEAMELKEFKVKQDKPDVIRPKRKYEKKPKVLPSSAAATPQQTSPAALPVFNAKDLNQYDFPSSDEEPLSQVLSGSSEAEEENDPDGPFAFRRKAGCQYYAPHLDQPGNWPWSSPKEGRLGDVRYRYCLTTLTVPQRCIGFARRRVGRGGRVLLDRAHSDYDNTFHQLDLEMFSSSQHSSISQLANTSETNTSDKSFSKDLSQILVNIKSCRWRHFRPRTPSLHDSDNDELSCRKLYRGINRTGTAQPGTQTCSTSIQSKSSSGSAHFESETSLGLVHQILNHTDGSKSLQSSEFTAFTAEQYQQHQQQLALMQKQQLAQIHQQQANSNSSANTSQGFVSKTLDSVSAQFAASALVTSEQLMGFKMKDDVVLGIGVNGILQASGVYKGLHLSSTTPTALVHTSSSSTAGSALLQPSNITQTSSSHSALSHQVTAANSATTQVLIGSNIRLTVPSSVATVNSITTLNARHIPRTLSAVPSSALKLAAATNCQVPKVPASSSVDAVPRENHETEKPALNNIADNTVAMEVT; encoded by the exons GAACATCATCTCCAGCGGGCTATCTCAGCACAACAAGTATATGGAGAGAAGAGGGATAACATGGTTATACCGGTTCCAGAAGCAGAAAGTAATATTGCATACTATGAATCTATATATCCTGGAGAATTTAAAATGCCAAAGCAGCTGATTCACATACAGC CTTTCAGTTTGGATGCTGAGCAGCCGGATTATGACTTGGATTCAGAAGATGAGATCTTTGTGAATAAGTTGAAGAAAAGAATGGACATCTCTCCTTTGCAATTTGAGGAGATGATAGACAGACTAGAAAAAGGCAGCGGTCAGCAG CCAGTCAGCCTGCAAGAGGCCAAGCTGTTGCTGAAGGAAGATGATGAATTGATCAGAGAAGTATATGAGTACTGgattaaaaagaggaaaaactgtcGAGGTCCCTCTCTTATCCCAGCAGTGAAACAAGAGAAGCGAGATGGTTCCAGCACAAATGACCCTTATGTTGCTTTTAGAAGACGGACAGAAAAGATGCAGACACGGAAA AATCGAAAAAATGATGAAGCATCTTATGAGAAGATGCTTAAGCTCCGTCGAGATCTGAGTCGTGCAGTAACCATCCTGGAGATGataaagaggagggaaaaaagcaagagagagtTGCTGCATTTAACACTGGAAATTATGGAAAAGAG GTATAATTTGGGTGACTACAGTGGAGAGATCGTGTCTGAGGTCATGGCACAGCGGCAACCAATTAAACCTACCTATGCTATTCCCATCATTCCTGTGACTAACAGCAGTCCTTTTAAACACCAAGAAGCTATGGAACTGAAAGAATTTAAAGTTAAA caAGATAAACCTGATGTTATTAGACCCAAAAGGAAGTATGAGAAGAAGCCAAAAGTCTTACCTTCGTCTGCTGCTGCTACTCCTCAACAGACAAGTCCTGCTGCACTGCCAGTCTTTAATGCTAAAGATTTGAATCAGTATGATTTTCCTAGCTCAGATGAAGAACCTCTCTCCCAG GTCTTGTCTGGTTCTTCGgaggctgaggaagaaaatgatcCTGATGGTCCTTTTGCCTTCCGTAGGAAAGCAGGCTGTCAGTACTATGCT cctCATTTAGACCAACCTGGCAACTGGCCATGGAGTAGCCCTAAAGAGGGAAGATTAGGAGATGTGCGTTACAGATACTGCTTAACCACCCTCACTGTACCACAGaggtgtattgggtttgcacGAAGACGGGTCGGCCGTGGTGGAAG GGTGCTACTAGACAGAGCGCATTCGGACTACGATAATACATTTCATCAGCTGgatttggaaatgttttcctcatCACAACACTCTTCAATCAGTCAACTTGCCAATACCTCAGAAACAAATACCTCGGACAAATCTTTCTCGAAAGACCTCAGTCAGATACTAGTCAATATCAAATCATGTAGATGGCGGCATTTTAGGCCTCGGACACCATCCCTACATGACAGTGACAATGATGAACTCTCCTGTAGGAAATTATACAGGGGTATAAATCGGACAGGCACAGCACAACCCGGGACCCAGACATGCAGTACCTCTATACAAAGTAAAAGTAGCAGTGGTTCAGCACATTTTG aaagtgaaACATCTTTGGGCCTGGTGCATCAAATACTAAATCACACTGATGGCTCTAAGTCTCTCCAATCTTCCGAATTCACTG CATTTACAGCCGAACAATACCAGCAACATCAACAGCAACTGGCACTaatgcagaaacagcagcttgcaCAAATTCATCAACAGCAAGCAAATAGTAATTCCTCTGCCAACACATCACAG GGTTTTGTTTCCAAGACACTGGATTCTGTTAGTGCTCAATTTGCTGCTTCAGCTTTGGTTACATCAGAACAACTGATGGGATTCAAAATGAAGGATGATGTGGTGCTTGGAATTGGGGTGAATGGCATTCTTCAAGCCTCAG gagTGTACAAGGGCTTACACCTCAGTAGTACTACACCTACAGCACTTGTCCATACAAGTTCATCATCAACAGCAGGTTCAGCCTTGTTACAGCCTTCAAATATAACGCAGACTTCAAGTTCCCACAGTGCACTGAGTCACCAAGTAACTGCTGCCAATTCTGCAACAACTCAGGTTCTGATTGGGAGCAACATTCGATTAACTGTACCCTCATCAGTTGCCACTGTAAACTCTATTACCACACTCAATGCACGACATATACCTAGGACTTTAAGTGCTGTTCCATCATCTGCCTTAAAGCTGGCTGCAGCAACAAATTGTCAGGTGCCCAAGGTTCCAGCTTCGTCCTCTGTGGATGCTGTACCaag GGAAAACCACGAAACAGAGAAGCCAGCACTGAACAATATAGCGGACAATACAGTAGCAATGGAAGTGACGTAG